A window of the Desulfobotulus mexicanus genome harbors these coding sequences:
- a CDS encoding TonB-dependent receptor plug domain-containing protein, which produces MPLIRLIAVLLFFPWIFQPASLLAGESAHGEIYLMQEILVKDTADVRATGRSVISGRVLENLPAGNATLTDMLKVLPGVQFEEAYGSAATGGEILPPEVSISGGRFYDNYFSVDGTGNNSFLDPTRKSSSSLHEVPGHSMELSPSTDVLESLTVYDSNVPACYGGFTGGVVDARTRRPDTEFSGAVFYRTTRDSWTRFHLNAEEKHQMLHSTSSRWQPKFRKENYGLRLDVPVTDSAGFMLAFREDRSTIPLKNLGGTEDQTRKGQHFFVKGSALLSDSDSLDISFTYAPYEGEYFHSDALNNAYRIEGGGSALRAGHLREAGWGSIDTRLSWRYSENKRHSQSATWYRWAITDSRDWGKASRGASSSMEGGYGDLEREQETLEADTTLALSTFTMAGMAHSLETGVSLSKIRGREKRPEDVFIYTSPVTNNPGFIADSDDPSLVPGEQYFARRQVLSAYSTEADIQSMAFYLSDTMTWKRLTLRPGLRISRDDFLENTDLAPRFSADLDILGTGDTVFTGGLNRYYGQAFLSHKLKEGRGTGSYNEWRTTYQNQVTPWQYAGSSETAWRFSDLKTPYSDEWTVGLDQRLMGGRLTLRYVERENKNEFARKRGSIERDGVRYDTFNNGGKSDYRSVRASWGRRWGDTEMLANLSWQERHTRAVDFNELLEDDNKSRRVWYQDRLYYLDELPKGNYARPWVGNLTLIQKLPWNLSATAFLSWKSDFDEIRDSREVMELPDSEKERDPVTGEVLRENAPVYEKVTRNAFWQLDMRLKGKVPFGTRFSATWDLEVMNLFDREIRTSDDTPLMGRQFWAGISLEF; this is translated from the coding sequence ATGCCTTTGATACGCCTGATAGCCGTTTTGCTATTCTTTCCATGGATTTTTCAGCCAGCCTCTCTTCTGGCAGGAGAATCTGCCCATGGTGAAATTTATCTCATGCAGGAGATACTGGTAAAGGACACGGCGGATGTCCGGGCCACAGGCCGGTCTGTGATTTCAGGGAGGGTGCTGGAAAATCTGCCCGCAGGTAATGCAACCCTTACGGATATGCTGAAGGTACTTCCGGGTGTACAGTTTGAAGAAGCCTATGGATCGGCTGCCACAGGCGGTGAGATTCTTCCGCCTGAGGTTTCCATTTCCGGTGGTCGTTTTTATGATAATTATTTTTCCGTGGATGGGACAGGTAATAACAGTTTTCTGGATCCCACCCGGAAATCCTCCAGCAGTCTGCATGAGGTGCCGGGCCACTCCATGGAGCTGAGTCCTTCTACCGATGTGCTGGAATCCCTTACGGTGTATGACAGCAATGTACCTGCCTGTTACGGGGGCTTTACGGGCGGGGTGGTGGATGCCAGAACCCGAAGGCCAGATACGGAGTTTTCAGGTGCCGTTTTTTACAGAACCACCCGTGACTCATGGACTCGGTTTCATCTCAATGCTGAAGAAAAACATCAGATGCTGCACTCCACATCTTCAAGATGGCAGCCTAAGTTCCGTAAGGAAAATTATGGCTTAAGGCTGGATGTTCCTGTCACGGATTCCGCAGGTTTTATGCTTGCCTTCAGGGAAGACAGATCCACCATCCCTTTGAAAAACCTTGGCGGCACGGAGGATCAGACCCGAAAGGGGCAGCATTTTTTTGTTAAGGGCAGTGCATTGCTCTCGGATTCGGATTCTCTGGATATTTCTTTTACATATGCCCCCTATGAGGGGGAGTATTTCCACAGTGATGCCCTTAATAATGCCTACAGAATTGAAGGTGGTGGTTCTGCCCTCCGGGCAGGGCATTTAAGGGAGGCGGGATGGGGAAGTATTGATACCCGTCTTTCATGGCGTTACAGCGAAAACAAGCGACATTCCCAAAGTGCCACCTGGTACCGATGGGCCATCACGGATTCCAGAGATTGGGGAAAGGCCAGCCGGGGTGCATCTTCCAGCATGGAAGGGGGGTATGGGGATCTGGAAAGGGAGCAGGAAACCCTTGAGGCCGATACGACCCTTGCGTTGAGCACCTTTACCATGGCGGGTATGGCGCACAGCCTTGAGACGGGCGTTTCTCTTTCAAAGATCCGGGGCAGAGAAAAAAGGCCGGAGGATGTGTTTATCTATACCTCGCCCGTAACGAACAATCCCGGCTTCATAGCAGATTCGGATGATCCGTCCCTTGTGCCGGGTGAGCAGTATTTTGCCAGACGGCAGGTGCTTTCTGCCTACAGCACAGAGGCGGACATTCAGTCTATGGCCTTTTATCTTTCTGATACAATGACCTGGAAGCGTCTCACCTTACGGCCGGGGTTGCGGATCAGCCGGGATGATTTCCTGGAGAATACTGATCTCGCCCCACGTTTTTCTGCGGATCTCGACATCCTTGGTACTGGGGATACGGTTTTTACCGGTGGCCTGAACCGCTACTATGGTCAGGCCTTCCTCAGCCATAAGCTGAAGGAAGGCAGGGGAACTGGTTCCTATAATGAATGGCGTACGACGTATCAGAATCAGGTGACCCCATGGCAGTATGCAGGAAGCAGTGAAACTGCCTGGCGTTTTTCAGATCTAAAAACCCCCTACAGTGATGAATGGACGGTGGGGCTGGATCAGCGTCTTATGGGTGGACGCCTGACCCTGCGTTATGTTGAAAGGGAAAATAAAAATGAGTTTGCACGAAAAAGGGGCAGCATAGAGCGGGATGGTGTGCGCTATGATACCTTTAATAACGGAGGAAAAAGTGATTACAGGTCCGTCCGGGCAAGCTGGGGAAGGCGCTGGGGGGATACGGAAATGCTGGCCAATCTCAGCTGGCAGGAGCGCCATACCCGTGCGGTAGATTTTAATGAATTGCTGGAGGATGACAATAAGAGCAGGCGTGTCTGGTATCAGGACAGACTATATTATCTGGATGAGCTTCCCAAAGGCAATTATGCCAGACCATGGGTGGGCAATCTTACGCTTATTCAGAAACTGCCCTGGAACCTTTCTGCAACGGCTTTTCTTTCCTGGAAGTCGGATTTCGATGAAATCCGGGACAGCAGGGAAGTCATGGAACTTCCTGACAGTGAAAAGGAAAGGGACCCTGTCACAGGAGAAGTTTTGCGGGAAAATGCTCCAGTCTATGAGAAAGTGACCCGCAATGCATTCTGGCAGCTGGATATGCGCCTGAAGGGGAAAGTTCCCTTTGGAACCCGTTTTTCCGCAACCTGGGATCTTGAGGTGATGAATTTATTTGATAGGGAAATACGTACTTCCGATGATACGCCTCTGATGGGCCGGCAGTTCTGGGCTGGAATTTCTCTGGAGTTCTGA
- a CDS encoding ABC transporter ATP-binding protein — protein sequence MSFVIECRNLCHSYGRKEVLRNLNFTVEPGRIFGLLGKNGVGKSTTINILMGFLQPSSGECRIFGEPSHAIQPVTRRRIGLLHEGHLQYGYMSIEEVEKFYSAFYPKWKRELYYNLMDKLGLSYSHRIFRMSCGQRSQVTLGLILAQDADLMILDDYSLGLDANYRRLFIDFLKDYVDGRDKTILVTSHIVQDLERFVDDIIILDRCGVICQSTLKDFMNGVKCFRFRGAEAVSRLRRGGAIVHFDVVGERADIFTFKDRDAVMASLAALGLEELELEEVTMSLEDAFIGVTGKY from the coding sequence ATGTCTTTTGTGATTGAATGCCGGAACCTCTGCCACAGTTATGGCAGAAAGGAAGTTCTCCGGAATCTGAATTTTACGGTGGAGCCGGGGCGGATTTTCGGTCTTCTGGGTAAAAACGGGGTCGGCAAGAGTACCACCATCAATATCCTCATGGGCTTTCTTCAGCCTTCTTCAGGAGAATGCAGGATTTTCGGAGAGCCATCCCACGCCATACAGCCAGTCACCCGCAGGAGGATAGGTCTTCTCCATGAGGGACATCTTCAGTATGGCTACATGAGCATAGAAGAGGTGGAAAAATTTTATTCAGCCTTTTACCCGAAATGGAAACGGGAGCTTTACTATAATCTGATGGATAAGCTGGGACTTTCCTATTCCCACAGAATTTTTCGCATGAGCTGCGGCCAGCGATCCCAGGTGACTCTGGGGCTGATTCTGGCTCAGGATGCAGACCTGATGATTCTCGACGATTATTCCCTGGGACTGGATGCCAACTACCGCAGGCTTTTCATTGATTTTCTTAAAGATTATGTGGATGGCAGGGATAAAACCATCCTTGTGACATCCCACATAGTGCAGGATCTGGAACGTTTTGTAGATGACATCATTATTCTGGACCGTTGCGGTGTGATATGCCAGTCCACCCTGAAGGATTTCATGAACGGGGTTAAATGTTTCCGGTTCAGGGGGGCTGAGGCTGTTTCCAGGCTGCGCAGGGGAGGTGCCATTGTCCATTTTGATGTTGTGGGAGAAAGGGCGGATATCTTCACTTTCAAAGACAGGGATGCGGTTATGGCAAGTCTTGCTGCACTGGGATTGGAAGAACTGGAGCTCGAAGAAGTGACCATGAGTCTTGAGGATGCCTTCATTGGGGTGACGGGGAAGTACTGA